Below is a window of Planifilum fulgidum DNA.
GGAAGCGCCTTCTTCTTTCTGGGATCCCTTCTTTTCGCCATGATCGCCGTCACGCGCATGGAGCCGCTCTCCGGCCTAAAGGTGATGCTCCACCCCGAGGTTCTCCCCTATTGGATTTTGTCCGTCGGATTGATCGTGCCTCTGATCATGGTGGAAAAGCGGGTGGAGCATCCCCTGTTCATCCCCAAAGCGGCCAACCGGAGCTTCGTCCTTGTGCAATTGACGGCGGCCATTTCGGGCATGTGCCTGATGGTGTTCGTGATCATTCCGGGATGGATCACCCCCCTTTTCCCGGATGCCTTGGGGATTGGGGGGATCGGATTGGCGGTTGTGGCGGCGGCGGTCGGAGGGGTTCTTCCCCTTGCCAGGAGGATCGCGGATCGATGGGGATCCCGGGTGGCGCTCTCCGCGGGCTTGTTCGCCCTGTCCCTCGCATCCTTTGTTCTGGGCGTATCCAGGGATTTTACGGTTTTGGCTTTCGCCCTGCTTCTGCTGGGAGGGGGGATCGGGCTGACCGTGTCGGCCCCCCTGCACGATCTTCTGTTCGGTCGGTTGCCCCTTCGGCGCGTGAGGACGGGATTGGTGGTGTTGGGCATGTTCCGGGCGGCGGGAGGAGCCCTCGGCCTTCTGCTGATCACCCGCTTGATCGACGAGCGCAACTTTCAGGCCGGAGAAGCACTGATGATGGTGACGGCGGTCGCCCTGGCGGGCGCCTTTCTTGCCCTTCGCCTGCCGGGGGGCCCGGCCGGCCGCGGGCGGCGGTGATTCCCCCCCGTCGGGGTTCGTGCTATACTGGGGAAGGGTAGGCCTTAGGACATAAAGAAGGGGTTTTTTCATGAGGATCGAGCGTATCCGCTTGGATTCGTCAGGAGAACTTTCCGACGAATACCTTTTTTCCTTTTCGAAAGTGCAGCATCTGTACGGGTTGGACCCCGGAAAGGGGGAGAGCTTTCGGAAGCGATACGATGAATTGTCCCGCAGAGAAACCTCCTTTTCCCGTTCCCGGCTGGTCGAGGTGCTTCGCCAGTTTCATTCCGGGGAGCTTCATCACCCGGCCGTGGAGCAAAACATCCGGCGGCTGGAGAAGCCCGGGAGCGTCGTGGTGATCGGGGGACAGCAGGCGGGGTTGCTCGCGGGTCCGTTATATACACTGTATAAGGCGATATCGGTGATCCAACTGGCCAGAAGAGAAGAAGAGCGCCTGGGAGTGC
It encodes the following:
- a CDS encoding MFS transporter, with amino-acid sequence MPRRRGPAQPFVIAIIVIALDVALMAPLLRTLSEDFGITHRWSAWVIALYLAVFSFALPFAESRMRGIDGRRLFSVSLLLLAIGSAVGALAPAWLVLLGGRTLQALGASGVVPALSQGLRHSRRPVLVRVIGGLLSVLLIIAPLLSAFLNGRWGWRWVFVAFLPVILLLHLIARRLPASSFSRHKRLESGSAFFFLGSLLFAMIAVTRMEPLSGLKVMLHPEVLPYWILSVGLIVPLIMVEKRVEHPLFIPKAANRSFVLVQLTAAISGMCLMVFVIIPGWITPLFPDALGIGGIGLAVVAAAVGGVLPLARRIADRWGSRVALSAGLFALSLASFVLGVSRDFTVLAFALLLLGGGIGLTVSAPLHDLLFGRLPLRRVRTGLVVLGMFRAAGGALGLLLITRLIDERNFQAGEALMMVTAVALAGAFLALRLPGGPAGRGRR